A stretch of Pomacea canaliculata isolate SZHN2017 linkage group LG6, ASM307304v1, whole genome shotgun sequence DNA encodes these proteins:
- the LOC112566027 gene encoding achaete-scute homolog 2-like codes for MVLLHPAGCLQTFLELDQGQQLAPRTRRKRKHVPHRLRSQEFVRRRNSRERRRVRIINAAFESLRHRVPRLQQDAQASKISILRQARLYILSLTSFLNAVDGGTWAHQTATDPVAKGKVTPSSSDIIESEGNRTRLSLLDTEIEPHKGTDQKACVWEDLDSERAASGDEDSVPCST; via the coding sequence ATGGTGCTCCTCCATCCTGCTGGTTGTCTTCAAACTTTTCTCGAGTTGGATCAGGGCCAACAACTGGCGCCACGCACTCGACGGAAGCGGAAACACGTTCCGCATCGCCTCCGCTCGCAAGAGTTCGTCAGACGTCGCAACAGCCGCGAGAGGCGCCGCGTGAGGATCATCAACGCGGCTTTCGAGTCGCTGCGGCACCGCGTGCCGAGGCTGCAGCAGGACGCCCAGGCCTCCAAGATCAGCATCCTGCGGCAGGCCCGCCTGTACATCCTCAGTCTGACGTCCTTTCTAAACGCTGTTGACGGAGGAACGTGGGCCCACCAAACGGCCACTGACCCCGTCGCCAAGGGCAAGGTAACACCATCGTCCTCTGACATTATCGAGTCTGAAGGCAACAGAACTCGTCTGTCCTTGCTGGACACAGAAATCGAACCACACAAAGGGACTGATCAAAAAGCCTGCGTGTGGGAAGACCTCGACAGCGAAAGAGCTGCGAGTGGGGATGAAGACAGTGTCCCTTGTTCCACCTAG